From the Natrinema amylolyticum genome, the window ACCTCGCCGGGAACGTCGTCGACGTCCTCGGCGTTGACCGTCTCGACGGCCCCGAGTTCGCGGGCTTTCTCGAGCTTCTCGTCTTTCAGATCGACTGCGACGACGTTGCCGCCCAGCGCGTCGGCGATGTGGACCGCCGAGAGGCCGACGCCCCCGCAGCCGTGGATCGCCACCCAGTCGCCCGCGCCGATGTCGGCGCGGTGGGCGAGCGCGTGGAACGACGTCATGAAGCGACAGCCGAGCCCGGCCATGTCGACCGACGAGACGCCGCCGGGGAGTTCCACGAGGTTGTGATCGGCGACGGGCACGTGGAGTTGCTCGGCGAAGGCGCCCTGTGCCTCCTCGATGAAGCCCAGCGGCATGACGTTCTCGCAGGTGTTCGAGTGGCCACGTTGACACTGCGGACAGACCCCGTCGCCGAGGTTGAACGGCACTGCGACGTGGTCGCCCTCGGCGACTCCCTCGACGTCCTCTCCGACGGCGACGACGCGTCCGGCCGGCTCGTGGCCCAGGATCTGGCCCGGCTGCGTCTCGAGGCCAAGCCAGCCCCAGTCGCCCTGCCAGCCGTGCCAGTCGCTCCGACAGACGCCGCAGGCTTCGACCTCGACGACCGCGCCGTCCGGCGTCGGGTCGGGCGCGTCGACGTCTTCGATCGACAGCGGTTCACCGTGTTCCTCGAGGACTGCTGCGCGCATGGGTATGGTTGTCTATGGCATACTACAAATAGGTCACACTCCGTTGCAGTGGCTGACGGAACGAAGCGAGCGGAGACGAACAGAGCGGCGTCGACCGTCTGCGTTACTAACTCAGTCCAGAAATCCCATCGCGTCGGCCAGCTCGAGGGGCACCGCGCCCTTCTGGTAGCCTTCGACGTGGCCGTTCGGTCGGACGCGATAGACGACGGCGGGACGGTGGCGAACGTCGGGCTGTTCGCCCCGAACCGCGGCCCAGGCGTCGTCTCGGAAACTCGAGCAGTCGACGAAGAGGACGGCACCGCCGCCGTGTTCGGCCAGCTGGCCGTTGGTCTTGGTCTCGGCGGTGTCGCGGACGGCGGCGACGGGGCCAGACGCGGCGCGGTTCCCCGGCGGTTGCGGGCGCGTGACCTCGACGAGGACGTTGGTGTCGCCGTTTTCCGCCCGGAAGTCCAGCGAGTGTCCGGTCGTGACTTCGATCTCCGGGACCACGTCGTAGCCCGCGTCGGTGAGGATCTTCGCGGCGATGAACTCGGCCATCGCGGCGCTCATTCGGACGCGGTCGACGTGATCGCTGGTGCCGAGTTTGCCGGACATGACGTGTCGGTACTCGTCTAAGACGCCGGTCCGCAGGAACTCCTCGAAGAAGCGGGTCGTCTCTCGGCGACCGGCGTCGGGAAAGCCGCCAGCGTGTTCGCGGAAGAACGAGCGGGTCGAGTCCCGTCCGTCTTTGGACATGAACACCGGCAGGAAGAACCACGAGAGGTGCGGATAGTCGGCGAGCCAGGGGTCTTCCTCGTGCAGCGTCGCGATTAGCTCCCGCTGGGCCCACCGCGAGACGTGATAGGGGACCTCCCGCCAACCGAACTTGTCGGTCTTCCAGAGTGCGGAGGGCGTCTCCGTGTTGCCCATCCAGTAGGCGTCCGAATCGGTCCGTGCGAAGAGCGCGACATCGCCGTTTTGCATCTCGAAACGGTGTGTCTGCCAGTCGCCACCGCTCTTGAACCACGGCGAGACTTCTTGTGCGCCGATATTAGATTG encodes:
- a CDS encoding zinc-dependent alcohol dehydrogenase family protein, which translates into the protein MRAAVLEEHGEPLSIEDVDAPDPTPDGAVVEVEACGVCRSDWHGWQGDWGWLGLETQPGQILGHEPAGRVVAVGEDVEGVAEGDHVAVPFNLGDGVCPQCQRGHSNTCENVMPLGFIEEAQGAFAEQLHVPVADHNLVELPGGVSSVDMAGLGCRFMTSFHALAHRADIGAGDWVAIHGCGGVGLSAVHIADALGGNVVAVDLKDEKLEKARELGAVETVNAEDVDDVPGEVTSITDGGAGIAMDALGIETTSQNSVMSLGTRGQHIQVGLTTQDEQGMVHLPTDAMVMQEIEFIGSLGMPPTRYDEIFRMVSTGKLEPEKVVSETIELEDVSDKLDAMTDFETVGIPVIDTFN
- a CDS encoding DUF5784 family protein, with amino-acid sequence MARPLRFRYSPQSWSDGRVEHDILQPLQSNIGAQEVSPWFKSGGDWQTHRFEMQNGDVALFARTDSDAYWMGNTETPSALWKTDKFGWREVPYHVSRWAQRELIATLHEEDPWLADYPHLSWFFLPVFMSKDGRDSTRSFFREHAGGFPDAGRRETTRFFEEFLRTGVLDEYRHVMSGKLGTSDHVDRVRMSAAMAEFIAAKILTDAGYDVVPEIEVTTGHSLDFRAENGDTNVLVEVTRPQPPGNRAASGPVAAVRDTAETKTNGQLAEHGGGAVLFVDCSSFRDDAWAAVRGEQPDVRHRPAVVYRVRPNGHVEGYQKGAVPLELADAMGFLD